One region of Turicibacter bilis genomic DNA includes:
- the alr gene encoding alanine racemase, producing MQEYYRDTWAEIDLDAITHNVKQIKDLHPTKEIFAVVKANGYGHGDAEVSKVAIEAGVSCLAVSGLDEALRLRNSGIEVPILVLGMTRLKDVPLAAENNISLTAHDEMWIEHLVSLPLTTPVKVHLKIDSGMHRLGLMTEEQVQKNFNRLKMAPMVEVEGVFTHMATADSDKEYLGHQIETFKHLIASLDLSDVKYVHLENTATLLQKEFDFDHGIRLGLGLYGINPDKEFIPIEFELKPALKLLSNLVQVKKIKKGDKVGYGATYEAQEDEWIGVVPIGYADGWTRSHQGRHVIVNGYECEIIGRVCMDQMMIRLPKQFPMGTEVTLIGDGMPVERVAAEVGTISYEILCLISDRVPRVYKQGGKIIAVKKMRFE from the coding sequence ATGCAAGAGTATTATCGTGATACATGGGCAGAGATTGACTTAGATGCGATTACTCATAATGTAAAGCAAATTAAAGACTTACACCCAACGAAGGAAATCTTCGCTGTTGTGAAAGCCAATGGATATGGGCACGGGGATGCCGAAGTTTCAAAAGTTGCGATTGAAGCGGGGGTTAGTTGTTTAGCGGTAAGTGGTCTTGATGAGGCATTACGTCTTCGTAATTCTGGGATTGAGGTGCCAATTTTAGTACTTGGAATGACCCGTCTAAAAGATGTACCATTGGCTGCAGAAAATAATATTTCATTAACAGCTCACGATGAAATGTGGATTGAACATCTTGTTTCATTGCCTCTAACAACACCTGTTAAAGTGCATTTGAAAATTGATAGTGGGATGCACCGTTTAGGGTTGATGACGGAGGAGCAGGTTCAAAAGAATTTTAATAGGCTGAAGATGGCACCGATGGTTGAGGTTGAAGGTGTCTTTACTCATATGGCGACGGCAGATAGTGATAAAGAGTATTTAGGGCATCAGATTGAGACGTTTAAGCATTTGATTGCGAGTTTAGATTTAAGTGATGTGAAGTATGTTCATTTAGAAAATACGGCTACATTACTTCAAAAAGAGTTCGATTTTGATCATGGGATTCGTTTAGGACTTGGTCTTTATGGAATTAATCCAGATAAAGAGTTTATCCCGATTGAGTTTGAATTAAAGCCAGCGCTTAAGTTGTTATCAAATTTAGTTCAAGTAAAAAAAATTAAAAAAGGTGATAAAGTTGGATACGGGGCCACTTATGAAGCGCAAGAAGATGAGTGGATTGGCGTTGTTCCAATTGGTTATGCTGATGGTTGGACACGTTCGCATCAAGGACGACATGTCATCGTTAATGGTTATGAATGTGAAATCATTGGACGTGTGTGCATGGATCAGATGATGATTCGTTTGCCAAAACAATTTCCAATGGGAACAGAGGTTACATTAATTGGAGATGGTATGCCAGTTGAACGCGTTGCTGCAGAAGTAGGAACGATTAGCTATGAAATTTTATGCTTAATCAGTGACCGTGTTCCACGCGTCTATAAACAAGGTGGAAAAATAATCGCCGTGAAGAAGATGCGATTTGAGTAA
- the rsmI gene encoding 16S rRNA (cytidine(1402)-2'-O)-methyltransferase, protein MQIQKSFKQELACLYLVATPIGNLGDMTPRCIEVLKSVDLIAAEDTRHTKKLCHVFEIETPLTSYHEHNKDSKGDYIIELLSEGKNIALVSDAGLPCISDPGYEVVAAAIEAGYAVIPVPGANAALSALIASGLVPQPFLFYGFLNRVKSKKKKELEDLKYQPFTTIYYESPHRIKETLQAMLEVLGNRRIVIARELTKQYEEFVRGSIEEVLEIVDELRGEMVVIVEGSTEKKEETLWWQELDVVDHVEHYVGEGYSTNESIKRVAKERKMAKNEVYRAYHIN, encoded by the coding sequence ATGCAGATTCAAAAAAGTTTTAAGCAAGAATTAGCGTGTTTATATTTAGTGGCAACGCCGATTGGAAATTTAGGTGATATGACGCCACGTTGTATAGAAGTTTTAAAGTCAGTGGATTTAATTGCGGCAGAAGATACACGACATACGAAAAAGTTATGTCACGTTTTTGAAATCGAGACACCGTTAACGAGTTATCATGAGCATAACAAGGATTCAAAAGGTGATTACATTATCGAGTTATTAAGCGAAGGGAAAAATATCGCATTAGTAAGTGATGCGGGATTACCTTGTATTTCTGATCCAGGTTATGAAGTGGTCGCTGCGGCGATTGAAGCCGGATATGCTGTGATTCCAGTACCAGGTGCGAATGCAGCGCTATCCGCATTAATTGCTTCAGGTTTAGTGCCACAACCATTTTTATTTTATGGATTCTTAAATCGTGTGAAATCGAAGAAGAAAAAAGAGTTAGAAGATTTAAAATATCAACCGTTCACAACGATTTATTATGAGTCTCCACACCGTATTAAAGAGACGTTACAAGCGATGCTTGAGGTGTTAGGAAATCGCCGTATTGTCATTGCGCGTGAGTTAACGAAACAGTATGAAGAGTTTGTGCGCGGAAGTATTGAAGAAGTGTTAGAGATTGTAGATGAGTTACGCGGTGAGATGGTTGTCATTGTTGAAGGCTCAACTGAGAAAAAAGAGGAGACTCTTTGGTGGCAAGAGCTTGATGTAGTGGATCATGTTGAGCATTATGTCGGGGAAGGATATAGCACGAATGAAAGTATTAAACGTGTCGCTAAAGAACGTAAGATGGCGAAAAACGAAGTTTATCGTGCATATCATATAAATTAA
- a CDS encoding zinc dependent phospholipase C family protein, with translation MIANTHRMVGEFLYQQLSPSNQAFIHKRRFVYGNIKPDIHQKYLRMSHYHRDNEEIIFDMLHRLLNSKASIPEFSEKLGILIHFFCDYACIYHANDYLYDNHSIAKHLKYEVMLHRYAAKKFATLDTVKIIPFRSVNEIREYVYKLTHRLNQVPITRSVAQDFEDMVVLSVSVMQYVINRYEFHKLLISHNKKEA, from the coding sequence ATGATTGCAAATACGCATCGGATGGTAGGTGAGTTTTTATATCAACAGTTATCACCATCAAATCAAGCCTTTATCCACAAACGACGTTTTGTGTATGGAAATATCAAGCCGGATATTCATCAGAAGTATTTACGGATGAGCCATTATCATCGAGATAATGAAGAAATCATTTTTGATATGCTTCATCGTTTGTTAAACAGTAAAGCGAGTATTCCAGAGTTTTCTGAAAAATTAGGGATTTTAATTCACTTTTTCTGTGATTATGCGTGTATTTATCATGCGAATGATTATTTATATGACAATCATTCGATTGCCAAGCATTTGAAGTACGAAGTGATGTTACATCGTTATGCTGCGAAGAAATTTGCGACACTTGATACGGTGAAAATTATTCCGTTTCGAAGTGTGAATGAAATTCGAGAGTATGTCTATAAGTTAACGCATCGTCTTAATCAGGTGCCTATAACTAGAAGTGTGGCACAGGATTTTGAGGACATGGTGGTGCTTTCGGTATCAGTGATGCAATATGTCATCAATCGGTATGAATTTCATAAATTACTGATAAGTCATAACAAAAAAGAAGCCTAA
- the cls gene encoding cardiolipin synthase, producing the protein MDRIVLGDKMKRSIVLIVLAILTVIVYFSSFYYSSVIDSVAVATGSLIYIGLSVASILVWLLIFIYSDSKNKLPWLFVIALFPVIGLILYIMLGNGFRETFRYRRRMKQLGSDYVVPARHHDHSDVETELSYEALRLVKLNKITSQNDVTFKTKTRILTNGEQKFPVLLEAIKNAKEFIFLEYYIFHSDEMGMRVIDALIERAKAGVEIRVLIDSMGSSKRMSKDAIQMMKSAGIMFAEFDKVWIPFLSNKMNHRNHRKILVVDGKLAITGGINIGDEYIHRSVKFGFWRDTSILIEGEAVHDLAVIFSGDWFFATGERLEDDRYYVSYPSEEDGGVQVVDAGPQSTIAPIKQSIFRMIMDANHSIYIITPYLIPDFDVIMALKNAALSGIDVRIIVPGRPDKKFVYYATQSYFEQLLAVGVRIFTYDGVFCHAKVIVVDEKIATVGTTNMDIRSFYLNFEVNVMLYQTQSIEALLNDFNIDFSRSTEIIYTEWQKRSIIARTAQSLAQLFSAVM; encoded by the coding sequence ATGGATAGAATAGTTTTAGGTGATAAGATGAAAAGATCGATTGTATTAATAGTACTGGCTATTTTGACGGTGATTGTTTATTTTTCAAGTTTTTATTATTCGTCAGTAATTGATAGTGTGGCAGTCGCGACAGGGAGTTTAATTTATATTGGACTTTCGGTGGCATCCATTTTAGTGTGGCTACTTATTTTTATTTACTCGGACTCGAAGAATAAATTACCGTGGTTGTTTGTCATTGCATTGTTTCCGGTGATTGGATTGATTTTGTATATTATGCTTGGAAATGGATTCCGAGAAACGTTCCGTTATCGTCGTCGAATGAAACAGCTTGGATCAGACTATGTGGTACCGGCGAGACATCATGATCATTCGGATGTTGAAACGGAATTGAGCTACGAGGCATTAAGATTAGTAAAGTTAAATAAAATAACAAGTCAAAATGATGTCACCTTTAAGACGAAGACGCGTATTTTAACCAATGGTGAGCAAAAGTTTCCGGTCTTATTAGAGGCGATTAAAAATGCAAAAGAGTTTATTTTTTTAGAATATTATATTTTCCACAGTGATGAGATGGGGATGCGTGTCATTGATGCACTCATTGAGCGTGCGAAGGCAGGCGTTGAGATTCGTGTCTTAATTGATTCGATGGGATCTTCAAAACGAATGTCAAAGGATGCGATTCAGATGATGAAGAGTGCTGGAATTATGTTTGCGGAATTTGATAAGGTATGGATTCCATTTTTATCGAATAAAATGAATCATCGAAATCATCGTAAAATTTTAGTGGTGGATGGGAAGTTGGCGATAACAGGTGGTATTAATATTGGGGATGAATATATTCATCGTTCCGTAAAATTTGGCTTTTGGCGAGATACATCTATTCTCATTGAGGGCGAGGCCGTCCATGATTTAGCTGTGATTTTCTCAGGCGACTGGTTTTTTGCAACGGGAGAGAGACTTGAGGATGATCGTTACTATGTGTCTTATCCGAGTGAGGAAGATGGTGGGGTACAAGTCGTTGATGCTGGACCACAATCAACAATCGCGCCGATTAAGCAATCGATTTTTCGAATGATTATGGATGCAAATCATAGTATTTACATTATAACTCCATATTTAATCCCTGATTTTGATGTTATAATGGCTTTAAAAAATGCGGCTTTGTCTGGAATTGATGTTCGAATCATTGTTCCAGGTCGACCAGATAAGAAGTTTGTTTATTATGCAACTCAATCTTATTTTGAACAACTATTGGCCGTTGGAGTTCGTATTTTTACGTATGATGGGGTGTTCTGTCATGCGAAGGTGATTGTTGTGGATGAGAAGATTGCGACGGTAGGAACGACGAATATGGATATTCGAAGTTTTTATTTAAATTTTGAAGTAAATGTCATGCTGTATCAAACCCAATCGATTGAAGCTTTACTAAATGATTTTAATATTGATTTTTCACGTTCGACTGAGATTATTTATACTGAGTGGCAAAAACGTTCAATTATAGCGAGAACAGCACAGTCACTGGCTCAATTATTTTCAGCAGTCATGTAG
- a CDS encoding tRNA1(Val) (adenine(37)-N6)-methyltransferase, translated as MLDKEKFLKENEVLNDLLGYDGLKIIQNPEMFNFSLDSTLLGDYATLNKNAKSIVDLCTGNAPVPLFLSLRSKNAHITGVEIQEMSYDLATRNVAVNGLEDRITIVQGDLKGIHEKLGKYAHDVVTCNPPYFKVNPDSNLNKNDYLTIARHEVLATLDDVVKEASLLLKQGGRFAMVHRPDRLIDIIETFRKYKIEPKRMRLVYPRINREANVLLIEGIKGGNPGNLRIENPLFVYENEKSLNYSQEILDLFMLGKKE; from the coding sequence GTGTTAGATAAGGAAAAGTTTTTGAAAGAGAATGAGGTTTTGAATGATTTATTAGGTTATGATGGTTTAAAAATTATTCAAAATCCTGAGATGTTTAATTTCTCGTTAGATTCGACGTTGCTTGGTGATTATGCGACGTTAAATAAGAATGCGAAGTCGATTGTGGATTTATGTACAGGGAATGCACCGGTTCCTTTATTTTTATCACTTCGTAGTAAAAATGCTCATATTACAGGTGTTGAAATTCAAGAGATGTCTTATGACTTAGCAACACGTAATGTGGCAGTGAATGGTCTGGAAGATCGTATTACGATTGTACAGGGCGACTTAAAAGGGATTCATGAGAAACTTGGAAAGTATGCACATGATGTGGTGACGTGTAATCCACCGTATTTCAAAGTGAATCCAGATAGTAATTTAAATAAAAATGATTATTTAACGATTGCACGTCATGAAGTATTAGCAACGCTTGATGATGTCGTGAAGGAAGCGTCATTATTGTTAAAGCAAGGTGGACGTTTTGCGATGGTGCATCGTCCGGATCGTTTAATTGATATTATTGAAACCTTTAGAAAATATAAGATTGAACCCAAGCGTATGCGTTTAGTGTATCCTCGTATTAATCGTGAAGCTAATGTGCTTTTAATTGAAGGGATTAAAGGTGGTAATCCAGGAAACCTTCGTATTGAAAATCCACTATTTGTTTATGAAAATGAAAAGAGCTTAAATTATAGTCAAGAAATCTTAGATTTATTTATGCTTGGTAAGAAAGAATAG